In a genomic window of Sporosarcina trichiuri:
- the zapA gene encoding cell division protein ZapA: MEEGEKTRITVDIYGQTYTIVGSDTAAHVRQVASLVDDRMRELRARNPYLDTTKVAVLTAVNSVHDYLKLQTEKELLEQELKKLKG, translated from the coding sequence GTGGAAGAAGGAGAAAAGACACGCATTACGGTCGACATCTACGGACAGACCTATACGATCGTCGGCTCGGACACGGCTGCCCACGTTCGCCAGGTGGCATCGCTGGTCGATGACCGTATGCGGGAGCTGCGCGCGCGGAATCCGTATCTCGATACGACCAAAGTCGCTGTACTGACAGCTGTCAACAGTGTACATGACTATTTGAAACTGCAAACTGAGAAAGAACTGCTGGAACAAGAATTGAAAAAGTTGAAGGGTTGA
- the rnhC gene encoding ribonuclease HIII gives MSNNVVLLDAARMKELQAYYQSVKVTRKAPGVVFAAKTADASITAYKSGKVLFQGGGAAAEAAKWEDSAAPVPGHAKKPARHADALPENLSSLSVIGSDETGTGDFFGPVTVCACYVRADQIALVEELGVKDSKQLTDPYMRTIAPDLKKALTYSVLTLKNEKYNTVQQKGWSQGKIKALLHNQAIRHVLRKLDGEHPDCILIDQFAERGVYYNHLKAEPEIVREKVLFATKAEGLHVAVAAASIIARVAFLEEMDRLSGLSGRTLPKGAGKKVDETAAAILLAKGEPFLKSMTKWHFANAKKAAVLAAKKRG, from the coding sequence ATGTCGAATAATGTAGTGTTGCTGGATGCAGCTCGGATGAAGGAGCTGCAAGCGTATTATCAATCCGTTAAGGTGACGCGGAAAGCGCCGGGGGTGGTGTTTGCGGCGAAGACGGCGGATGCGTCGATCACGGCCTATAAGTCGGGCAAGGTGCTGTTCCAGGGCGGCGGGGCTGCTGCGGAGGCGGCGAAGTGGGAAGATTCCGCTGCGCCGGTTCCCGGACATGCGAAGAAACCGGCCCGGCATGCGGATGCGCTGCCGGAGAATCTCAGCTCGCTGTCGGTCATCGGCTCGGATGAAACGGGTACAGGTGATTTCTTCGGCCCGGTGACCGTCTGCGCCTGCTACGTGCGCGCCGATCAGATCGCGCTTGTCGAAGAGCTCGGCGTCAAGGACTCTAAGCAGCTGACCGATCCGTACATGCGTACGATTGCGCCGGATCTGAAGAAGGCGCTCACGTACAGCGTGCTGACGCTGAAAAATGAGAAATATAATACCGTCCAGCAGAAAGGCTGGTCGCAAGGGAAGATCAAAGCTCTCCTCCACAACCAGGCGATCCGCCACGTGCTGCGCAAACTGGACGGCGAGCACCCGGACTGCATCCTCATCGACCAGTTCGCGGAGCGCGGTGTGTACTACAACCATTTGAAAGCCGAGCCGGAGATCGTGCGGGAGAAGGTGTTGTTCGCAACGAAAGCGGAAGGCCTGCACGTCGCGGTGGCGGCAGCGTCGATCATCGCCCGGGTCGCGTTCCTGGAAGAAATGGACCGCTTGAGCGGGCTCTCCGGCCGCACGCTGCCGAAAGGCGCCGGGAAGAAGGTGGATGAAACGGCTGCGGCTATTTTGCTGGCGAAAGGTGAGCCGTTTTTGAAGTCGATGACGAAATGGCACTTTGCCAATGCGAAGAAAGCGGCGGTGCTGGCGGCGAAGAAGCGCGGGTGA
- the pheT gene encoding phenylalanine--tRNA ligase subunit beta, which produces MYVSTNWLNDYTDISGVSKQELAEKITRAGIEVDSIIDRAEGLKNIVVGHVESCEKHPEADKLNICQVNVGEETLQIICGAPNVAAGQNIVAALPGARLPGGVKIKKAKLRGEVSNGMICSLQELGLEGKVVPKQYAEGIYVLPEDAVPGTNALEVLGLDDVILEFDLTPNRSDALSMLGAAYEVAAILSQDVKLPEISIEESSELASDALSLRVDAKKDNPMYVAKVVKDVKVAESPLWLQNYLMAAGVRPHNNVVDITNFVLLEYGQPLHAFDYDRLDTKEIVVRHAQEGEMMTTLDDAERTLNANQLVITNGKEPVALAGVMGGANSEVHDGTTTVVIESAYFAPASVRQTSKEVGLRSDASVRFEKGVDPNRVAEAAERAAQLMADLAGGTVLAGSVVFDELDKTPVRIILSPDYVNQRLGMKIPMDEMMSILERLQIPVEAVNGQLVVDAPTRRQDLRIKEDLIEEIARLYGYDEIPATLPVGESVPGGLNSSQQKRRLVRRYLENAGLYQAITYSLTSREESQSFALETAPVTELLMPMSEDRSVLRQSLLPHLLEAATYNVARRIDTVSLYETGSVFLGTEEDGLPKEVNHAAAVITGKWVDQPWQQETKKVDFFVMKGIIEGLMDVLGLADRVTYEKASHAGMHPGRTADIMLDGVRVGMLGQLHPSEQKKRDLKETYVMELNLSALLAEQTEPLVYTQVPRYPSISRDIALVVPTDESAGSLIAVIKEAGGALLKDVTVFDLYEGDNVEAGKKSLAFSLTYFDPERTLTDEEVVARHEKVLEALNTKSGAVLRG; this is translated from the coding sequence ATGTACGTATCAACGAATTGGCTGAACGATTATACAGATATCAGCGGCGTTTCCAAGCAGGAACTTGCCGAAAAGATCACACGGGCCGGCATTGAAGTCGACTCGATCATCGACCGTGCAGAAGGCCTGAAAAACATTGTCGTCGGCCACGTGGAATCATGTGAAAAGCATCCGGAAGCCGACAAACTGAACATCTGCCAGGTGAACGTCGGTGAAGAGACGCTGCAGATCATCTGCGGCGCACCGAACGTCGCGGCAGGGCAGAACATCGTCGCAGCGCTCCCGGGCGCACGGCTGCCGGGCGGCGTGAAGATCAAGAAAGCGAAACTGCGCGGCGAAGTGTCGAATGGCATGATCTGCTCGCTGCAGGAGCTAGGGTTAGAAGGGAAAGTCGTGCCGAAGCAGTATGCGGAAGGCATCTACGTGCTGCCGGAAGACGCAGTGCCGGGGACGAATGCGCTTGAAGTGCTCGGTCTCGACGACGTCATCCTGGAATTCGACCTGACGCCGAACCGCTCGGACGCCCTGAGCATGCTCGGTGCAGCGTACGAGGTCGCTGCGATTTTATCCCAGGACGTCAAACTGCCGGAGATTTCGATCGAGGAATCGTCCGAGCTGGCGTCGGACGCGCTGTCCCTGCGTGTGGACGCGAAAAAAGACAACCCGATGTACGTTGCGAAAGTCGTTAAAGATGTCAAAGTCGCGGAATCACCGCTCTGGCTGCAGAACTATCTCATGGCGGCAGGCGTCCGTCCGCATAACAACGTCGTTGATATCACGAACTTCGTGCTGCTGGAATACGGCCAGCCGCTGCATGCGTTCGACTACGACCGGCTCGACACGAAGGAGATCGTCGTCCGCCATGCGCAAGAAGGCGAGATGATGACGACACTCGACGATGCGGAACGCACATTGAACGCGAACCAGCTCGTTATCACGAACGGGAAAGAGCCGGTCGCGCTCGCAGGTGTCATGGGGGGAGCGAACTCCGAGGTGCATGACGGCACGACGACCGTGGTCATCGAATCGGCGTACTTCGCACCGGCCTCCGTCCGCCAGACATCGAAGGAAGTCGGCCTGCGCAGTGATGCGAGCGTCCGATTCGAAAAAGGCGTCGATCCGAACCGGGTGGCGGAAGCCGCAGAACGTGCAGCCCAGCTCATGGCGGACCTCGCCGGCGGCACCGTGCTCGCAGGCTCGGTCGTGTTCGATGAGCTCGACAAGACACCGGTGCGCATCATCCTGTCGCCGGACTACGTCAATCAGCGACTCGGCATGAAGATCCCGATGGACGAGATGATGTCGATCCTCGAGCGGCTGCAGATCCCGGTCGAAGCGGTCAACGGCCAGCTCGTCGTCGATGCACCGACACGCCGTCAGGACCTGCGCATCAAAGAAGACCTGATCGAGGAGATCGCACGCCTGTATGGCTACGACGAAATCCCGGCAACGCTGCCGGTCGGCGAAAGCGTACCGGGCGGACTCAACAGCAGCCAGCAGAAGCGCCGGCTCGTCCGCCGTTACTTGGAGAATGCTGGACTGTACCAGGCGATCACGTACTCGCTGACGTCCCGGGAAGAATCCCAGTCGTTCGCATTGGAAACGGCACCCGTGACGGAACTCCTCATGCCGATGAGTGAGGACCGCAGCGTGCTGCGCCAGAGCCTGCTGCCACATCTGCTGGAAGCGGCGACCTACAACGTCGCACGCCGCATCGATACCGTTTCGCTGTACGAAACCGGCTCCGTCTTCCTCGGCACGGAAGAGGACGGCCTGCCGAAAGAAGTGAACCATGCGGCAGCCGTCATCACCGGCAAATGGGTCGACCAGCCATGGCAGCAGGAAACGAAGAAAGTCGATTTCTTCGTCATGAAGGGCATCATCGAAGGTCTCATGGACGTACTCGGCCTGGCGGACCGCGTGACGTATGAAAAAGCGTCGCATGCGGGTATGCATCCCGGCCGGACAGCGGACATCATGCTCGACGGAGTCCGTGTCGGCATGCTCGGCCAGCTGCACCCGTCCGAGCAGAAGAAACGCGACCTGAAAGAGACGTACGTGATGGAGCTCAACCTGTCCGCGCTGCTCGCAGAACAGACCGAACCGCTCGTGTACACACAAGTACCGCGCTACCCATCGATCTCCCGCGACATCGCACTCGTCGTGCCGACCGACGAATCGGCCGGCAGCCTGATAGCGGTCATCAAAGAAGCCGGCGGCGCTTTGTTGAAGGACGTGACGGTTTTCGACCTGTACGAAGGCGACAACGTCGAAGCCGGCAAAAAGTCGCTCGCATTCTCGCTCACGTACTTCGATCCGGAGCGCACGCTGACTGACGAAGAAGTCGTTGCAAGGCACGAGAAAGTACTGGAAGCTCTGAATACGAAATCTGGCGCTGTATTGCGCGGCTGA
- the polX gene encoding DNA polymerase/3'-5' exonuclease PolX, producing MNKKVIIQTLERIALYMELLGENPFKVSAFRKAAGVLETDPRSLAEMDDILTLKGIGKGTGAVIEDLLAKGKSDLLDELQETVPAGMIPLLDIPGLGGKRIAKLHKALGIDSIESLKEACETNKVSELPGFGKKTEEKFLHEIEQLSERKTSFPLWQMEGLVASVEPVLDGIGEISKYSVAGSYRRTAEQSSDMDFILVTDTPGAVREQLLEQLPVRETIAAGDAKLSVTLDLEEVIDVDFRFVTDAQYASALHHFTGSKEHNVAMRQLAKSRGEKISEYGVEQEDGSVLTFGSEEDFFAHFGLPFIPPNMRQDGREIERADELGGLVTLRDIRGDFHMHTTASDGGYSIREMADACRAKGYTHMVITDHSHYLKVANGLTPERLLDQLKEIREINEEYPDIEIFSGTEMDILPDGTLDFDDDVLSQLDFVIASIHSSFSQPQEKIMERLHAAMKNPHVDMVAHPTGRLIGKRPGYEPDVPQLIEWAAEYGKILELNASPHRLDLNKDYLELAQSKGVPIAINTDAHATGQLDIMAIGVAYAQKAWLKKDTVVNTWPLDRFKREIVDK from the coding sequence GTGAATAAGAAAGTGATCATACAAACTCTTGAACGTATCGCACTCTATATGGAACTGCTCGGGGAGAACCCGTTCAAAGTGTCGGCATTCCGCAAGGCGGCCGGAGTGCTTGAGACGGACCCGCGCAGTCTCGCTGAAATGGACGACATCCTGACGCTCAAAGGCATCGGAAAAGGGACCGGTGCCGTCATCGAGGACCTTCTTGCGAAAGGGAAGTCCGATTTGCTGGATGAACTGCAGGAAACCGTGCCGGCGGGGATGATTCCGCTGCTCGATATCCCGGGCCTCGGCGGCAAACGGATCGCAAAGCTGCATAAGGCGCTCGGCATCGACTCCATCGAATCGCTGAAGGAAGCATGCGAAACGAACAAAGTGAGCGAACTGCCTGGGTTCGGCAAGAAGACCGAAGAGAAGTTCCTGCACGAAATCGAACAGCTGTCGGAACGGAAGACGTCCTTCCCGCTCTGGCAGATGGAAGGGCTCGTCGCGTCCGTCGAGCCGGTGCTCGATGGCATCGGGGAGATCAGCAAATATTCCGTCGCCGGCAGCTACCGCCGGACGGCCGAACAGAGCAGCGACATGGATTTCATCCTCGTGACGGACACGCCCGGTGCCGTCCGGGAACAGCTTCTTGAACAGCTGCCGGTCCGCGAGACGATTGCAGCGGGTGACGCCAAACTCTCCGTGACACTCGATCTCGAAGAAGTGATCGATGTGGATTTCCGTTTCGTAACCGACGCCCAGTATGCGAGCGCGCTCCATCATTTCACCGGATCGAAAGAGCATAATGTCGCCATGCGGCAGCTTGCGAAGTCACGGGGGGAGAAGATCAGTGAGTACGGCGTCGAGCAGGAGGACGGTTCCGTGCTGACGTTCGGATCCGAAGAAGACTTTTTCGCCCATTTCGGCCTGCCGTTCATCCCGCCCAACATGCGCCAGGACGGCCGCGAAATCGAGCGGGCGGACGAGCTCGGCGGACTGGTCACGCTCCGTGACATCCGCGGCGACTTCCATATGCATACGACCGCCTCGGACGGCGGCTATTCGATCCGCGAGATGGCGGACGCCTGCCGTGCGAAAGGCTACACGCATATGGTGATCACCGACCACTCGCACTATTTGAAAGTGGCGAACGGCCTGACACCGGAACGGCTGCTCGATCAGCTGAAAGAAATCAGGGAAATCAACGAAGAATACCCGGACATCGAAATCTTCAGCGGGACGGAAATGGATATCCTGCCGGACGGGACGCTCGATTTCGACGATGACGTGCTGTCGCAGCTCGACTTCGTCATCGCCTCGATCCACTCGAGTTTCAGCCAGCCGCAGGAGAAGATCATGGAGCGCCTCCATGCGGCCATGAAAAATCCGCACGTCGATATGGTCGCCCATCCGACAGGGCGCCTGATCGGCAAACGTCCCGGCTATGAGCCGGACGTGCCGCAGCTCATCGAATGGGCGGCCGAGTATGGAAAGATATTGGAACTGAATGCGAGCCCGCACCGGCTCGATCTGAACAAAGACTACTTGGAACTCGCCCAGTCGAAGGGCGTTCCGATTGCCATAAACACCGACGCCCATGCAACCGGCCAGCTGGATATCATGGCGATCGGCGTCGCCTACGCCCAGAAAGCGTGGCTGAAAAAAGACACCGTCGTCAACACGTGGCCGCTCGACCGGTTTAAACGGGAGATCGTCGATAAGTGA
- a CDS encoding CvpA family protein, whose amino-acid sequence MLDILILFLLLGGLITGFRRGLLVQVLHMTGFIISFIVAFAYYKQLAEKFVLWIPYPGVTAESKLTWAFGELDLDQTFYRLLAFILIFFAVKFVLQLIVSMFDFLKYLPVLGFISRFFGAALGFVEFYVIILLLVGVLALLPVDFIQKLVRSSLLAKTMFEHTPLLSNAVQNWWYVYTK is encoded by the coding sequence ATGTTAGATATACTCATACTATTCCTGCTTCTCGGGGGTCTCATCACCGGGTTCCGCAGAGGCCTGCTCGTGCAGGTGCTTCATATGACCGGATTCATCATTTCATTCATCGTCGCATTCGCCTATTACAAACAGCTTGCCGAGAAGTTTGTCCTCTGGATCCCGTATCCGGGAGTGACGGCCGAGTCGAAGCTCACGTGGGCGTTCGGGGAACTGGATCTCGACCAGACGTTCTATCGTCTGCTCGCGTTCATCCTGATCTTCTTCGCAGTGAAGTTCGTGCTGCAGCTGATCGTCTCGATGTTCGATTTCCTCAAATACTTGCCGGTGCTCGGCTTCATCTCCCGTTTTTTCGGGGCGGCACTCGGCTTTGTCGAATTCTACGTCATCATCCTGCTGCTCGTGGGTGTACTGGCGCTGCTGCCGGTCGACTTCATCCAGAAGCTGGTGAGATCGTCGCTGCTGGCGAAGACCATGTTCGAACACACACCGTTGCTGTCCAATGCGGTGCAAAACTGGTGGTACGTCTATACGAAATAA